CCAGGCCGTACTTGGTAAGAATTCGGCGCCAACATGCCTTCCGCCGGAATTTCAGACACCGACCCGTCCATAAACTCCAATGAATTCAACGCCTGAACGATCTGCCAGCTGGTCACACCCTCAGAAATCACCACACGGTACTGCGTGTCATTCGCTTCGCGTGTTTCGGTGTATTCTGCTGGCGTTTCTTCCACCTCAGATGGCTCAAAACTCGCCAATTCAACAAAGCGCCCTGTTGCTGGGTCCAACTCACGGACCTGCGCCACAACACGCGTCACACCAACGCGGTACACGATCTCAGTACCACATGTGCTTTGCCCGCCCTGCGTCACGATATCCACGATTTCCGACATGGACGCCCCTTCAGGCACCAGAAAACTACCGGCCTTCAACGCAGATGCTTTACCTGAGTAATCGACCCCCATCCGGAAAATGGACGGCGAAGAAATCGCGTCTTGTTCAGCAAGGCTTTCACTCACGATCCGCATGTTTGATCCAGGCGTAACCTGCAGGCAAATCGCTTGGTCAAGCGGGCCCTCAGCGCTGTATTCGTTGGTTCCCCAAACGATCACACCACCAAACAGAAACATCGCGACAATAAGAAACGTCAGCGCGTTCGCCGCGATATGCTTCCACATTTATTTGACTTTCCCGAACAGCACAGAGGCGTTGGTGCCGCCAAACCCAAACGAATTGGACAGTGCGACATCAATCTTACGCTCAACCTTCTTGTTAGCCGCCAGATCGACCTTCGTTTCAACCGCAGGGTTGTCGAGGTTGATCGTTGGAGGTGCCACCTGATCGCGGATCGCAAGAATGCTGAAGATCGCCTCAATCGCGCCAGCGGCCCCCAAAAGGTGGCCTGTAGCAGATTTGGTCGATGACATCGTCACCTTGGATGCTGCGTCGCCCATCATGCGCTCCACCGCACCAAGTTCAATCGTGTCGGCCATCGTGGATGTGCCGTGTGCGTTGATGTAATCGATATCCGCTGGCTCAAGCCCCGCGTCACCAAGCGCCATACGCATGGACCGCTCACCGCCCTCGCCGTCCTCAGACGGTGCTGTGATGTGGTGTGCATCGCCCGTCAGGCCGTAACCGATGACCTCGGCGTAAATCTTGGCACCACGTGCAACCGCGTGATCGTAGTCTTCAAGCACAACCATGCCCGCGCCTTCGCCCATCACAAAACCATCACGGTCCGCGTCATATGGACGGCTTGCCGCCTTTGGATCATCCGCACGCTTGGTGGACAGCGCTTTACAGGCGTTAAAGCCCGCGATGCCGATCTCGCAAATCGTGGCTTCCGCCCCGCCTGCAATCATCACATCCGCACGGCCTGCTTTAATCAACTGGGTCGCATCGCCAATCGCATGCGCACCTGTGGAACAGGCCGTCACAACCGCGTGGTTCGGGCCCTTAAAGCCGTACTTAATCGCGATTTGGCCGGAAATCAGGTTGATCAAAGCACCCGGAACAAAGAACGGCGACACGCGGCGCGGTCCCTTTTCTTTCATCATGATCGCAGTTTCGGCGATAGACTGAAGCCCACCAATACCAGACCCCGTCAAAACGCCTGTGCGCTCAAGGTCAGCAACGTCTTCCGGCTTCCAGCCTGCATCAGCGACAGCCTGTTCAGCCGCAGCCATGGCGAACAGAATAAACGTGTCGACCTTACGGGCATCTTTAGGGTGCATGTATGTATCAGGATTGAACGTGCCATCCGTGCCGTCGCCATATGGCACTTCGCAAGCATAGGTGGTTCCAAACCCTTCAGGGTCAAACCGCGTAATTGGCCCAGCACCCGACTGTGCATCCAAAATGCGTTCCCAGCTTTTTTCAACACCATCGGCCAGTGGGGTCACGAGACCCAACCCAGTCACAACTACTCGACGCATGCTCTAGCCCTCACGTTTGCATTTATTGAAGCCCTAATACCGCGTGCAAGGGGACAGGGGCAAGAGCGGGTGGCGTCAAAAAGCCGATCCAGCGAATACAGTGGTCGATGTCCGCTTTGCGGACTAAGAAGACCTTAGGAATTTGCTTTCGAAGCGCGAGTAATTGCTGCAGAAATGTTCCATGGTCCGAATAACGTTTCACTCGCTCATCATTGTATTTCTTACGCTACTGACACAGCTCGGAGGTCTAGCATGGCTATTTGCTATT
This Octadecabacter temperatus DNA region includes the following protein-coding sequences:
- the mltG gene encoding endolytic transglycosylase MltG, whose amino-acid sequence is MWKHIAANALTFLIVAMFLFGGVIVWGTNEYSAEGPLDQAICLQVTPGSNMRIVSESLAEQDAISSPSIFRMGVDYSGKASALKAGSFLVPEGASMSEIVDIVTQGGQSTCGTEIVYRVGVTRVVAQVRELDPATGRFVELASFEPSEVEETPAEYTETREANDTQYRVVISEGVTSWQIVQALNSLEFMDGSVSEIPAEGMLAPNSYQVRPGDSVAELLTDMEAAQARILATAWAERADGLPLASPEEALILASIIEKEASTSDERFDVASVFVNRLNQGMRLQTDPTVIYGVTQGQGVLGRGLRQSELRAENPWNTYVISGLPATPIANPGADTIRAALNPADTDFIFFVAKTLNPRDGHNFAVTLDEHNANVAIYRELEAARAASEGN
- the fabF gene encoding beta-ketoacyl-ACP synthase II — translated: MRRVVVTGLGLVTPLADGVEKSWERILDAQSGAGPITRFDPEGFGTTYACEVPYGDGTDGTFNPDTYMHPKDARKVDTFILFAMAAAEQAVADAGWKPEDVADLERTGVLTGSGIGGLQSIAETAIMMKEKGPRRVSPFFVPGALINLISGQIAIKYGFKGPNHAVVTACSTGAHAIGDATQLIKAGRADVMIAGGAEATICEIGIAGFNACKALSTKRADDPKAASRPYDADRDGFVMGEGAGMVVLEDYDHAVARGAKIYAEVIGYGLTGDAHHITAPSEDGEGGERSMRMALGDAGLEPADIDYINAHGTSTMADTIELGAVERMMGDAASKVTMSSTKSATGHLLGAAGAIEAIFSILAIRDQVAPPTINLDNPAVETKVDLAANKKVERKIDVALSNSFGFGGTNASVLFGKVK